A genome region from Methanococcoides burtonii DSM 6242 includes the following:
- a CDS encoding CcmD family protein, translating to MAMGYQAFQTAFAITWIIILSYIVYLIRTRLRLASLIRKLKD from the coding sequence ATGGCAATGGGATATCAGGCATTTCAGACTGCATTCGCAATTACATGGATAATAATACTTTCCTACATTGTTTATCTGATACGCACACGCTTACGTCTTGCATCCCTGATCCGAAAACTTAAAGATTGA
- a CDS encoding V-type ATP synthase subunit E — protein MGLETVIKDIMSAAQTEVNVINADADAEVSQILDDARQTAKKIMGDRLAKAEDDIKRLRQQEISSANLEVKRAMLNARKEVLDKVYNNAIDSIVSLPGSKQEELLKAIIDENDSNGSNIYSNKDSEKLVRKLSSLEYAGNIDCIGGLTIENSDGTVRLDYTYDMILKNVNEQSLKQTSDILFG, from the coding sequence ATGGGACTCGAGACAGTTATAAAAGATATCATGAGTGCTGCACAGACAGAAGTAAACGTGATTAATGCAGATGCTGATGCGGAAGTATCACAGATACTTGATGATGCAAGGCAGACTGCAAAGAAGATCATGGGAGACCGCCTGGCAAAAGCCGAGGATGATATCAAGCGATTACGCCAACAAGAGATATCCAGTGCAAATCTGGAAGTCAAACGTGCAATGCTTAATGCTCGCAAAGAAGTCCTCGACAAGGTATACAACAATGCAATAGATTCTATTGTATCACTTCCTGGATCAAAGCAGGAAGAACTGTTAAAAGCGATCATTGATGAAAATGATAGCAATGGCAGTAACATATACTCTAACAAGGACTCAGAAAAACTTGTAAGAAAGTTGTCCTCTCTTGAATACGCTGGCAATATAGATTGTATTGGCGGATTGACCATAGAAAACAGTGATGGAACAGTTCGTTTAGATTATACATACGATATGATCTTGAAGAATGTTAATGAGCAATCATTGAAACAGACATCTGATATCTTGTTCGGGTGA
- a CDS encoding polyprenyl synthetase family protein, translated as MNIEQWDEYRQITDAMNEMISDMDDSPQMKKVVGHICRSGGKKVRPIILLLASRICGKGSENCTNAALAIELIHSASLIHDDILDEGVMRRGVESAHKKFGPAAAMLAGDYMISKSIELISIYSTPVVQEFGRAGMAMAEGETIDIKSTSEDFAEMNYFDCIDKKTASLFAASAVMGAYIAGADEKTASKLKNYGRKLGRAYQIVDDLLEYTQNIDNKKSDNKSISILQIYRRTMPYESAVEKAILLAMENVRMAKDILEEFDPSDSRSKLMTVTDHITMEMLPKTLKNLSDPGEQYAGI; from the coding sequence ATGAATATCGAACAATGGGATGAATACCGGCAGATCACCGATGCCATGAACGAAATGATAAGCGACATGGATGATTCACCCCAGATGAAGAAAGTTGTCGGACATATATGCAGGTCGGGCGGAAAGAAGGTCAGACCTATAATATTACTACTGGCTTCCAGAATATGCGGAAAAGGATCCGAGAATTGCACCAATGCAGCACTTGCTATTGAGCTTATCCACTCAGCATCCCTTATACACGATGATATCCTGGACGAAGGGGTCATGCGAAGAGGAGTAGAGTCCGCACATAAAAAGTTCGGACCAGCAGCTGCCATGCTTGCTGGAGATTATATGATCTCAAAGTCCATTGAACTTATTTCAATATACAGTACACCAGTAGTACAAGAGTTCGGACGTGCAGGAATGGCAATGGCAGAGGGAGAGACCATTGACATAAAAAGCACATCCGAGGATTTTGCAGAGATGAACTATTTTGATTGCATCGATAAGAAAACCGCATCCCTCTTTGCGGCTAGTGCGGTCATGGGTGCATATATAGCAGGTGCTGATGAGAAGACTGCAAGTAAATTGAAGAATTATGGGAGAAAGCTCGGAAGAGCATATCAGATCGTTGACGACCTTCTGGAATATACGCAGAATATCGATAACAAGAAGTCTGACAATAAGTCCATATCGATCTTGCAGATATATAGAAGGACCATGCCATATGAGAGCGCAGTAGAGAAGGCGATCTTGCTGGCAATGGAGAACGTGAGAATGGCAAAAGACATATTGGAAGAGTTCGATCCTTCCGATTCAAGAAGCAAGCTCATGACAGTTACAGACCATATTACAATGGAAATGCTTCCAAAAACATTGAAAAATCTATCAGATCCAGGTGAACAATATGCGGGTATATGA
- a CDS encoding cytochrome c maturation protein CcmE: MNKKRKAILTILAIVAVMVIGLWGVDVEQGYLMVSDITTSPQDHVGQKVSTMGLVKNGTLSISPEMVSFTLVDAEDKEHEIDIEYTADLPANIVEGNSISLTGTMISESKIEAEQIVIGCPSKYSE; the protein is encoded by the coding sequence ATGAATAAAAAACGAAAGGCGATCCTCACCATTCTTGCAATAGTAGCAGTTATGGTGATCGGACTTTGGGGCGTTGATGTCGAACAGGGATATTTGATGGTCTCAGATATCACAACCAGCCCGCAGGACCATGTCGGGCAGAAAGTCAGTACAATGGGACTTGTCAAAAATGGGACATTGAGCATCTCACCGGAAATGGTCTCATTCACCCTCGTGGATGCTGAAGACAAGGAACATGAGATAGATATTGAATACACAGCTGACCTCCCTGCAAATATAGTAGAAGGGAATAGCATTAGTCTTACAGGGACCATGATATCAGAATCAAAGATAGAGGCAGAACAAATTGTTATTGGCTGCCCTTCAAAGTATTCCGAATGA
- a CDS encoding ATP synthase subunit B — translation MTKEYKTIVEVSGPLIFLEKTEPVGYGELVQINLPDGTTKRGQVLDTSADMVVVQVFEGTVGLNEESGVVFSGETIKLPVSKDMLGRILSGAGEPLDGGPRIIPDKRVDINGASMNPYSRMPPEDFIQTGISTIDGTNTLVRGQKLPIFSGSGLPHNEIALQIARQAKVPGSDEPFAVVFAAMGITNEEAQYFMDDFEKTGALERAVVFLNLADDPAVERIVTPRMALTAAEYLAYEHDMHVLVILTDITNYCEALRQMGAAREEVPGRRGYPGYMYTDLASLYERAGVIKGIKGSVTQFSILTMPGDDITHPIPDLSGYITEGQIVVSRELHRKGIYPPINVLPSLSRLMNSGIGEGKTRDDHKAVSDQMYAAYAEGRDLRGLVAIVGKEALSERDRKMLEFADLFEDRFVRQSRDEDRTIDDTLRIAWEILAELPEAQLTRIDNKYLDKYHPAHQKSE, via the coding sequence ATGACCAAAGAATACAAAACGATTGTAGAGGTCTCCGGACCACTTATTTTCCTTGAGAAGACCGAGCCTGTAGGATATGGTGAACTTGTCCAGATCAACCTTCCTGATGGAACCACCAAGAGAGGACAGGTACTCGATACCTCTGCAGATATGGTAGTCGTACAGGTCTTCGAAGGTACAGTAGGACTCAACGAGGAATCAGGTGTAGTATTCAGTGGTGAGACCATCAAACTCCCTGTATCAAAGGATATGCTTGGCAGGATCCTTTCAGGAGCTGGTGAACCACTGGATGGCGGACCAAGGATCATACCTGACAAGAGAGTAGACATCAATGGTGCATCAATGAACCCATATTCCAGGATGCCACCAGAAGATTTCATTCAGACAGGTATTTCCACCATCGACGGTACAAACACCCTTGTGAGAGGACAGAAACTTCCTATCTTCTCCGGATCAGGTCTCCCACATAACGAGATTGCACTTCAGATCGCAAGGCAGGCTAAAGTTCCTGGTAGCGATGAACCTTTTGCGGTAGTTTTCGCTGCAATGGGTATCACTAACGAAGAAGCACAGTACTTCATGGACGATTTCGAAAAGACCGGCGCTCTTGAGAGAGCTGTTGTTTTCCTGAACCTTGCAGATGACCCTGCTGTTGAGCGTATCGTTACTCCAAGGATGGCTCTTACAGCTGCAGAGTACCTTGCATACGAACATGATATGCACGTACTCGTAATTCTGACAGATATCACAAACTACTGTGAAGCACTCCGTCAGATGGGAGCAGCAAGAGAAGAGGTACCAGGTAGACGTGGTTACCCAGGTTACATGTACACTGACCTTGCATCACTGTATGAAAGGGCAGGAGTTATCAAAGGAATTAAGGGATCTGTTACTCAGTTCTCCATCCTTACAATGCCTGGTGACGATATTACCCACCCGATCCCTGATCTTTCCGGCTACATCACCGAAGGACAGATCGTGGTATCCCGTGAACTTCACAGGAAGGGTATCTACCCACCGATCAATGTATTGCCATCACTCTCACGTCTTATGAACTCCGGTATCGGAGAAGGGAAGACAAGGGACGATCACAAAGCAGTGTCTGACCAGATGTATGCAGCATACGCAGAAGGCCGTGACCTTCGTGGACTTGTTGCTATCGTTGGTAAAGAAGCACTGTCCGAAAGAGACAGGAAGATGTTGGAATTTGCTGACTTGTTCGAAGACAGGTTTGTACGCCAGAGCAGAGACGAGGACCGTACCATCGACGATACACTAAGAATCGCATGGGAGATCCTTGCAGAGCTGCCTGAAGCACAGCTTACCAGGATCGATAACAAGTACCTTGACAAGTACCACCCTGCTCACCAGAAAAGCGAGTGA
- a CDS encoding V-type ATP synthase subunit I: MLKPKQMCRAIIVGHKDIMEATVEALHGSNLFHLENYNEDGSGLKLGRPFKNAGDVSKKLIQLRSISSFLGIKNEIIPKQKDTTISNELDSMLDQLDIEVTVKTEKRSELDSRLKELEALKKDLTPFMAIPIDMELYRNYESIKVFAGSVKENVGSAISQVTSTYEMEYDQNTGTLVLFIKKDDEANISEILSNFEFRELRIPEISGTPSTLIADIAKEEEGIKQQMVLLETDIISIKEKYFEFILASEELLTIEAEKAEAPVKIATSEHTFIIDGWIPDDQFPILEKTIESATSGRAFVSKQEIENADTDIIPIKYDNPKVSQPFQEIMDLYARPKYKEIDPTSLIFISFPLFYGMILGDIGYAAILLALAFGIKKMVKSDAIKPLMNVLIYCQISTLIFGVLYGEFLGFSLASLHTDHGVVPGLIAGFETITLFNSPLGGEVITYPIHRTHIVMTMIAATALIGLLHINFGYVLGFINENRKHGFATAMFEKGSWFVVELGLILGVLGYTGIAPTEIVGTIVFLMGFVMLVKGEGVKGPIELPSLLSNALSYTRLIAVGLSSIYIASTVNLIAFDMILPQGGILAVIGAIIVFIFGHALNTVLSIIAPGLHALRLQYVEFFGKFYEGGGRKYNPFGYIRKYTEE, encoded by the coding sequence ATGCTTAAGCCAAAACAAATGTGTCGTGCCATCATTGTAGGACACAAGGACATAATGGAAGCGACCGTGGAAGCACTTCACGGTAGTAACTTGTTCCACCTTGAGAATTACAATGAAGACGGTTCCGGACTTAAGCTAGGCAGACCATTCAAAAATGCAGGCGATGTTTCTAAGAAACTTATCCAATTAAGATCAATATCATCATTCCTTGGTATTAAAAATGAAATAATACCAAAACAGAAGGATACAACTATTTCCAATGAGCTTGATTCAATGCTGGATCAGCTTGATATCGAGGTTACTGTTAAAACAGAGAAACGGTCTGAATTGGATTCACGTCTTAAGGAACTCGAAGCACTGAAGAAAGATCTTACCCCATTTATGGCAATTCCTATAGATATGGAATTATACCGTAACTATGAGAGCATTAAGGTCTTTGCAGGTTCTGTCAAAGAGAACGTTGGCTCTGCTATCTCACAGGTGACATCCACCTACGAGATGGAATATGACCAGAATACCGGGACATTAGTATTGTTTATTAAGAAAGACGATGAAGCAAATATCTCAGAGATCCTTTCTAATTTCGAATTCAGAGAATTAAGGATACCAGAGATAAGCGGAACCCCTTCAACCCTGATAGCAGATATTGCAAAGGAAGAAGAAGGTATAAAGCAACAGATGGTTTTACTGGAAACAGATATAATCTCCATTAAGGAGAAGTATTTTGAATTCATACTTGCCAGTGAAGAATTGCTTACTATCGAAGCCGAGAAGGCAGAGGCTCCAGTAAAGATTGCAACATCAGAACACACATTCATCATTGATGGGTGGATACCTGACGATCAGTTCCCAATTCTTGAAAAAACAATTGAATCTGCTACAAGCGGACGAGCTTTTGTTTCAAAACAGGAAATTGAGAACGCTGATACAGATATCATACCGATCAAATATGATAATCCAAAGGTCTCCCAACCATTTCAGGAGATCATGGATCTTTATGCACGTCCAAAGTACAAGGAGATCGACCCCACTTCCCTAATCTTCATATCATTCCCACTTTTCTATGGAATGATCCTGGGAGACATCGGATATGCAGCGATCCTTTTAGCACTTGCATTTGGCATCAAGAAAATGGTTAAGTCTGATGCAATAAAGCCTTTGATGAACGTACTTATCTATTGTCAGATATCAACATTGATCTTTGGTGTTCTTTATGGTGAGTTCCTTGGGTTCTCACTTGCAAGTTTACATACCGATCACGGTGTTGTGCCTGGATTGATAGCGGGATTTGAAACCATAACTCTATTTAACTCCCCCCTTGGCGGAGAAGTTATTACATATCCAATACACCGTACACACATTGTTATGACGATGATCGCTGCAACAGCACTTATCGGTCTGCTTCATATCAATTTTGGATATGTACTCGGATTCATAAACGAGAATAGAAAACACGGATTTGCCACAGCTATGTTCGAAAAAGGCAGCTGGTTTGTGGTAGAACTTGGACTTATTCTGGGAGTACTTGGTTACACAGGTATCGCTCCTACGGAAATAGTAGGGACCATAGTGTTCCTTATGGGATTCGTCATGCTCGTAAAAGGAGAAGGCGTAAAAGGACCTATTGAATTACCTAGCTTGTTAAGTAATGCACTTTCCTACACTCGTTTAATAGCAGTAGGATTGTCATCAATCTATATTGCATCAACTGTCAATCTCATAGCATTTGATATGATCCTTCCACAGGGTGGGATCTTGGCAGTGATAGGTGCAATAATCGTATTCATATTCGGACATGCTTTAAACACAGTCCTGAGTATAATAGCCCCTGGATTACATGCACTTAGATTGCAGTATGTAGAGTTTTTCGGTAAATTCTACGAAGGTGGCGGAAGAAAATACAACCCATTCGGATATATTAGGAAATACACGGAGGAATAA
- a CDS encoding V-type ATP synthase subunit F: protein MELAVVGSSEFVTGFRLAGIKKIYEAKSDELESVVTKVLKDSDVGIFVIHEDDFNKLPEILRDTLSESVDPTVVTLGGTGESSNLREKIKQSVGVDLWK, encoded by the coding sequence ATGGAATTAGCAGTAGTAGGTAGCAGCGAGTTTGTAACAGGATTCAGACTAGCTGGTATTAAAAAGATATACGAAGCTAAAAGTGATGAGTTGGAATCTGTTGTCACAAAAGTGCTTAAAGATTCAGATGTAGGTATCTTTGTGATACATGAAGATGACTTTAATAAACTACCGGAAATTCTGAGAGATACTCTTAGTGAGTCTGTTGACCCAACCGTGGTCACTCTCGGAGGAACTGGTGAAAGTTCGAACTTAAGGGAAAAGATAAAACAATCGGTAGGTGTAGATCTGTGGAAGTAA
- a CDS encoding radical SAM protein gives MRVYDKSVIKVNASTENGKVVLDTEGPLSVVSKPVIKRINKIFREEKPILVDDENIIFSTWVPPVPSPAFNRVISAQIGAVMKKRIPDQFSIGITDRCPYNCIHCGAAGIVADPELTLEEVNRVVNEAIDLGAYLISFDGGETMLRSDIADMVASVDKTKAIATCFTSGFKLTPERAQDLKTAGLYSAHISVDSPDEKEHDRVRGREGAFQNSMTGIRNTLNAGIMADMFVVVSPDNIDDLEEFYTLADNLSMQEMSIYEIIAVGRWLDHEDETITQKDVVRLERFQKSKNKETDGPRVTAFPYFNGPEQFGCFAGRRWVHVAAGGDVMPCAYTPLSFGNVRENGLEEIWKRMGKHAAYKGSADYCMMRNPEFRQKYIHTIPKDAQIPLRVDLPQKS, from the coding sequence ATGCGGGTATATGACAAATCAGTTATCAAAGTAAATGCCAGTACGGAGAATGGAAAGGTCGTTCTCGATACAGAAGGACCACTATCAGTTGTATCAAAACCTGTGATAAAACGCATTAATAAGATATTTCGGGAAGAGAAGCCAATATTAGTGGACGATGAGAATATCATTTTTTCCACATGGGTGCCACCCGTCCCAAGTCCCGCATTCAATAGGGTCATAAGTGCACAGATCGGCGCAGTTATGAAAAAACGTATCCCTGACCAGTTCTCGATCGGGATAACAGACAGATGCCCATACAATTGCATACACTGTGGTGCTGCCGGCATTGTTGCAGACCCCGAACTTACACTTGAAGAGGTAAACAGGGTGGTCAATGAAGCAATAGACCTTGGAGCATACCTGATATCTTTCGATGGTGGTGAGACCATGCTTCGAAGCGATATTGCAGACATGGTCGCCAGTGTTGATAAAACAAAGGCAATAGCCACATGTTTTACATCAGGCTTCAAGTTGACACCCGAACGGGCACAGGACCTTAAGACTGCAGGCCTTTATTCAGCACACATCAGCGTAGATAGTCCGGATGAGAAAGAGCATGACCGTGTAAGGGGCCGTGAAGGGGCATTCCAGAACAGTATGACAGGCATAAGGAATACGCTGAATGCAGGGATCATGGCAGATATGTTCGTTGTGGTATCACCGGATAATATTGATGACCTTGAGGAATTCTATACTCTAGCAGATAATCTTAGTATGCAGGAAATGTCTATCTATGAGATAATTGCTGTAGGAAGATGGCTCGACCATGAGGACGAGACCATTACCCAGAAAGATGTAGTAAGGCTCGAAAGGTTCCAGAAGAGTAAAAATAAGGAAACGGACGGGCCCAGAGTCACTGCATTCCCTTATTTCAACGGACCTGAACAGTTCGGTTGTTTTGCAGGCAGGAGATGGGTGCATGTTGCTGCGGGTGGAGATGTTATGCCATGCGCTTATACACCGCTCTCTTTCGGGAACGTTAGAGAAAATGGCCTTGAAGAGATATGGAAACGTATGGGAAAACATGCGGCTTACAAAGGTTCTGCGGATTATTGTATGATGCGCAACCCGGAGTTCAGGCAGAAATATATACACACCATACCAAAGGATGCTCAAATTCCATTGCGAGTTGATTTACCTCAGAAGAGCTGA
- a CDS encoding V-type ATP synthase subunit D, with product MGAKEVKPTRSELIELKKKIKLSEGGHKLLKMKRDGLILEFFDILSKAKDVRSELDAAYEKANVKIGIAESVEGRITIKSTAFAMKDAPQIVLESHNIMGVVVPKIESSSVRKPINKRGYGLLGTSSYIDEAVDSYEELVEKIILAAEIETTMKKLLDDIEKTKRRVNALEFKVIPELTEAMVFIRLRLEEMERENTFRLKRIKKA from the coding sequence ATGGGCGCAAAAGAAGTAAAACCGACTCGTTCAGAACTCATTGAGCTGAAGAAAAAGATCAAACTTTCAGAAGGCGGCCACAAGCTGCTTAAAATGAAAAGGGACGGTCTTATCCTTGAGTTCTTTGACATTCTTAGCAAAGCAAAGGATGTTCGCTCCGAGTTGGATGCTGCCTATGAAAAGGCCAATGTGAAGATCGGCATCGCAGAATCAGTGGAAGGCAGAATAACCATAAAATCCACTGCATTTGCAATGAAGGATGCACCACAGATCGTGCTCGAAAGCCACAACATCATGGGCGTAGTAGTGCCAAAGATCGAATCCTCAAGTGTGCGTAAACCCATAAACAAGCGTGGATACGGACTTCTCGGAACAAGCTCTTACATTGATGAAGCAGTCGATTCATATGAAGAACTGGTTGAAAAGATAATTCTGGCAGCAGAGATCGAAACAACCATGAAGAAGCTTCTTGATGACATCGAAAAGACAAAGAGGCGTGTCAATGCTCTTGAGTTCAAGGTCATTCCTGAACTCACAGAAGCAATGGTATTCATTCGCCTGCGTCTTGAAGAAATGGAAAGAGAAAATACATTCCGCTTGAAGAGAATCAAAAAAGCATAA
- a CDS encoding ATP synthase subunit A produces MEVNGEIYRVAGPVVTVIGIKPRMYDVVKVGHEGLMGEVIRIKGEQATVQVYEDTSGLKPGEPVMNTGLPLSVELGPGLLESIYDGIQRPLPVLQEKMGNFIQRGVTANGLDRERVWEFKPTVSKGDEVKGGNILGLVQETKNIEHKIMVPPSISGTIKEIKAGSFKVDETICVLTDGTEISMMQKWPVRGPRPVAKKLMPTKPLITGQRILDGMFPIAKGGTAAIPGPFGSGKTVTQQQLAKWSDTDIVVYIGCGERGNEMADVLNEFPELEDPKTGRPLMERTVLIANTSNMPVAAREASVYTGITIAEYYRDMGYDVSLMADSSSRWAEAMREISSRLEEMPGEEGYPAYLSARLSEFYERAGAVNSLAGLDGSITVIGAVSPPGGDFSEPVTQNTLRIVKVFWALDAKLSQRRHFPSINWLTSYSLYTQGLADWYSENVGADWTQLRDDAMDLLQQESELQEIVQLVGSDALPEDQQLTLEVARMVREYFLQQNAFHPVDTYCPFDKQYKLLKSITRYGELATAALESGVPMNKIITIKSKDELAKVKFEENFDAALDVVMKKMDEEFAQIGGN; encoded by the coding sequence GTGGAAGTAAATGGTGAAATTTATCGTGTGGCAGGACCTGTTGTTACGGTTATAGGAATTAAGCCGAGAATGTACGACGTGGTCAAAGTAGGTCACGAGGGACTGATGGGAGAAGTCATCAGGATCAAAGGCGAACAGGCTACTGTTCAGGTATACGAAGATACTTCCGGTCTCAAACCGGGAGAACCTGTAATGAACACCGGATTGCCTTTGTCCGTTGAACTTGGACCCGGATTATTAGAAAGTATTTATGATGGTATTCAGAGACCTCTGCCTGTGTTGCAGGAAAAGATGGGCAACTTCATTCAGAGAGGAGTTACCGCAAACGGACTGGACCGTGAAAGGGTCTGGGAGTTCAAACCAACAGTAAGCAAAGGCGATGAGGTAAAAGGTGGTAACATACTCGGTTTGGTCCAGGAGACCAAAAATATCGAGCACAAGATCATGGTCCCACCATCGATCTCTGGTACTATCAAAGAGATAAAAGCAGGTAGCTTCAAGGTCGATGAGACCATCTGTGTTCTCACAGATGGAACAGAGATCTCAATGATGCAGAAGTGGCCAGTACGAGGACCACGCCCTGTAGCAAAGAAACTCATGCCAACCAAGCCTCTTATTACAGGACAGAGAATCCTTGATGGTATGTTCCCTATAGCAAAAGGCGGAACAGCTGCAATCCCAGGTCCATTCGGATCAGGAAAGACAGTTACTCAGCAGCAGCTTGCTAAGTGGAGTGACACTGATATTGTGGTTTACATCGGTTGCGGAGAACGCGGCAATGAAATGGCTGATGTATTGAACGAGTTCCCGGAACTCGAGGATCCAAAGACAGGTCGTCCACTCATGGAGAGGACAGTTCTTATCGCAAATACATCCAACATGCCTGTAGCTGCTCGTGAAGCATCTGTATACACTGGAATCACAATTGCAGAGTATTACAGAGACATGGGATACGATGTATCACTTATGGCAGACTCAAGTTCAAGATGGGCAGAAGCAATGAGAGAAATTTCTTCAAGGCTTGAAGAAATGCCTGGAGAAGAAGGTTATCCAGCATACCTCTCTGCAAGACTCTCTGAATTCTATGAGCGTGCAGGAGCAGTTAACTCCCTTGCAGGACTTGATGGTTCAATTACTGTAATTGGTGCAGTATCACCACCTGGTGGTGACTTCTCAGAGCCTGTAACACAGAACACCCTTCGTATCGTAAAGGTATTCTGGGCACTTGATGCAAAGCTCTCACAGAGGAGACACTTCCCATCCATTAACTGGCTTACAAGTTACAGCCTGTACACCCAGGGACTTGCTGACTGGTACAGCGAGAACGTCGGAGCTGACTGGACACAGCTCAGGGATGATGCAATGGACCTTCTCCAGCAGGAATCCGAACTTCAGGAGATCGTGCAGCTCGTAGGTTCCGATGCACTTCCGGAAGATCAGCAACTCACACTTGAAGTTGCACGTATGGTAAGGGAATATTTCCTCCAGCAGAACGCATTCCACCCAGTTGACACATACTGTCCGTTCGACAAGCAGTACAAGCTCCTCAAATCTATCACCAGATATGGAGAGTTGGCAACAGCTGCACTTGAATCAGGAGTTCCAATGAACAAGATCATCACCATCAAATCAAAGGATGAACTCGCAAAAGTGAAATTCGAAGAAAACTTCGATGCAGCGCTTGACGTAGTCATGAAGAAGATGGATGAAGAATTTGCACAGATCGGAGGCAACTGA
- a CDS encoding V-type ATP synthase subunit C produces the protein MRLLQKFTRKSSLKQSGSSSNYAYVTARVRAMKSNLLPREVYPRLMNMGIDEITRFIEESQYKQDVDELARTYDGVDLFEHALNRNLAVTFTKLINISEGELNYLISEYLRKYDIWSIKTILRGKYCGASVEEINDSIVSAGQLSYPFLLSLSEKESYESIIDALSGTDYYPTLKEYDGTNLSDIENKLDKMYYTGLSTTVNNPKSNDSKLFSKFIRTEIDIKNLSTLFRLKNAGVEKDEIADLILEGGLHLSIKEIEKLLPLPFSEFVQSLEKYPYWEDISGIVKTEMDSLIELETQLTRSNIKSASSFSHVYPLSIVPIMDYILNKTNEVHNLRIILRGKAANLDEEIIRNQLVI, from the coding sequence ATGCGGCTTTTGCAAAAATTCACAAGAAAAAGTAGTCTGAAGCAGAGCGGAAGTAGCTCCAATTACGCTTATGTGACTGCACGCGTTCGCGCGATGAAAAGCAATCTTCTTCCTAGAGAAGTGTATCCTAGATTAATGAATATGGGAATCGACGAGATCACCCGTTTTATCGAAGAGTCACAGTATAAGCAGGATGTCGATGAACTGGCAAGAACATATGACGGTGTGGATCTATTTGAACACGCATTGAACAGGAATCTTGCGGTCACTTTTACAAAACTGATCAATATCTCCGAAGGAGAGTTGAACTATCTGATCTCTGAATATCTTAGAAAATATGATATATGGAGCATCAAGACCATTCTGCGTGGAAAGTACTGTGGTGCATCTGTAGAAGAGATCAATGATAGCATAGTCTCCGCCGGACAACTGTCTTATCCGTTTTTGTTAAGCCTTTCAGAAAAAGAATCATATGAAAGCATCATCGATGCTCTCAGTGGAACCGATTATTACCCAACATTAAAAGAATATGATGGGACAAACCTCTCTGATATCGAAAACAAACTTGATAAGATGTACTATACCGGACTGTCCACTACAGTAAACAATCCAAAATCCAATGATAGTAAACTGTTCTCAAAGTTTATCCGTACTGAGATCGACATAAAGAACCTGAGTACCCTTTTCAGGTTGAAGAATGCCGGTGTGGAAAAGGATGAAATTGCAGACCTGATTCTAGAAGGCGGTCTTCATTTAAGTATTAAAGAGATTGAAAAGCTATTACCACTTCCATTCAGTGAATTTGTTCAGTCACTTGAGAAGTATCCTTATTGGGAAGATATATCTGGAATAGTAAAAACTGAAATGGATTCACTGATAGAACTGGAAACTCAACTCACGAGGTCCAACATCAAATCCGCTTCAAGCTTTTCACATGTGTACCCATTATCCATTGTTCCGATCATGGATTACATACTGAACAAGACGAACGAAGTACACAATTTGCGTATCATTCTGCGCGGAAAAGCAGCAAATCTTGATGAAGAAATAATCAGGAACCAGTTGGTGATCTAA
- the ahaH gene encoding ATP synthase archaeal subunit H has translation MAKDKILSEIKEAEQSAAKMVEEGLKNKNERNLAARNEAREIIKQAENDAAKSAQNALKSAEETIKQESEDIISNGVNEAKRISVKAEANVDKAVENLITEFERAIHA, from the coding sequence ATGGCCAAAGACAAAATCTTATCCGAAATCAAGGAAGCAGAACAAAGTGCGGCCAAAATGGTGGAAGAAGGGCTTAAGAACAAGAACGAGCGCAATTTAGCAGCTCGTAATGAAGCCAGAGAGATCATCAAGCAGGCGGAAAATGATGCAGCAAAATCTGCCCAGAATGCACTAAAGTCAGCTGAAGAAACTATTAAACAAGAATCTGAAGATATTATCTCCAACGGAGTGAACGAAGCCAAAAGGATCAGTGTTAAAGCTGAAGCAAACGTTGACAAAGCCGTTGAAAACCTGATAACAGAGTTTGAGAGGGCAATACATGCTTAA